In Vigna unguiculata cultivar IT97K-499-35 chromosome 3, ASM411807v1, whole genome shotgun sequence, a single genomic region encodes these proteins:
- the LOC114175839 gene encoding phosphatidylinositol transfer protein 3-like produces MEAMNVMRVREDVRVEDDTTQTELTKIRLLRAMVEARDPSAKEEDDFTIRRFLRARDLDLEKASTMFLKYLKWRHSFVPNGSVTVSEVRNDLAQEKVFMQGHDKIGRPIAVVVGRKHFQNKDGGDEFKRFVVYVFDKICASIPPGQEKFVAIAELKGWGYSNSDVRGYLGALTVLQDYYPERLGKLIIVNAPYIFMKVWQLIYPFIDNKTKKKIVFVDKNKVKSALLEDIDESNMPEIFGGPLPLVRIQDI; encoded by the exons ATGGAAGCAATGAACGTGATGAGGGTTAGAGAAGACGTGCGTGTGGAAGACGATACCACTCAGACTGAACTCACCAAAATTCGTCTCTTGAGGGCAATGGTTGAAGCACGAGATCCCTCTGCTAAG GAAGAAGATGATTTTACGATTAGAAGATTCCTACGTGCTCGTGATTTAGATTTGGAGAAGGCTTCTACAATGTTCCTGAAGTACTTGAAATGGAGACATTCCTTTGTTCCAAATGGTTCTGTAACTGTATCAGAAGTTCGCAATGATCTTGCTCAGGAGAAGGTGTTCATGCAAGGACATGACAAGATAGGTCGACCCATAGCTGTTGTAGTCGGTAGAAAACATTTTCAGAACAAAGATGGTGGAGATGAATTCAAAC GTTTTGTCGTCTACGTGTTTGACAAAATATGCGCAAG TATTCCACCTGGTCAAGAAAAGTTTGTTGCCATAGCTGAACTCAAGGGATGGGGATACTCAAACAGTGACGTTCGTGGATACCTTGGTGCTCTAACAGTTTTGCAG GATTATTACCCGGAAAGATTGGGGAAGTTGATTATTGTCAATGCACCATACATATTTATGAAAGTGTGGCAACTCATTTACCCTTTCATTGACAACAAAACCAAGAAGAAG ATAGTGTTTGTGGataaaaataaggttaaatcTGCACTGTTAGAAGACATTGATGAAAGTAATATGCCAGAGATATTCGGTGGGCCACTACCATTAGTCCGAATTCAGGATATCTAA